The segment TAAAACAGCAAAAACAGGTTCTGATAATAACAAAAAAACAACCCTTACGGTTGATGAAAACGGAGTAATCGTTAAAACAAAATAATCATGGTAAAGTTCGTAGTATTTTGCACCAAAGTAATTGCCACAACTATAGCAGCAGCCTTATTTAGCTCTTGTCATGTAAGAGATATTGAATTCGGATCAGGTATAGACGGAAACGGAAACGTGACAACCCAAAAACGCAGCGTTGAGGGTAACTTTACAAAAGTAGATGTAAGTCGCGGTTTAAACGTAACATTGGAACAAGCGGACACCTATTTTGTAGAAGTAGAAGCCGATGATAATTTGCAGGAACACATTACTACCAAAGTAGAAAACGGAACACTTTACATTACTTCAGATGAAAATATTGATGAAGCAACCGCAAAAAACATTCGTGTAAAACTGCCTTCATTAACCGCACTTGAAACCACAAGTGGTTCATCAGTAAGTACTAAGAACACTTTTAACGGAACCGATATCAACGTAAAAACCAGTAGTGGCAGCGAAGCCGATTTAAGCTTAGAATATGACGCCATAAAATGCGAAAGCACTAGCGGAAGCACTTTGGATGTAAAAGGAAAAGCGCTAAAACTAACTACTCATTCTTCAAGTGGAAGCGAAATAGATGCTAAAGGTTTATTGGTTAACGATGTCGTTTCTGAGTCATCAAGCGGCAGTTCAACTGATGTTCATCCACTGGTGAGTTTAAACGCCAAAGCATCCAGCGGAAGCTCAATCGACTATGACGGTTCTCCCAAAACGGTCAGTAAAGAAGAAAGTTCCGGCGGAAGTGTTTCCAAACAATAAGTTAATAAAACATCTCAATGAAAATTGGGATGTTTTTTTTTCTATTTTTGACACTCGAGACTTTTAGTACGAAGTAAAAACATAGATACCTACATTCATGAAAAAAATAATTACGCTAAGCTTCCTTTTTCTCACTGTGCTGACTTTTGCCCAAAAGAAAGAAAAAGTAAAAGGTTCCAAAATCGTTAAACTTGAACAAAAGCAAGTAAATGACTTTGAGTCTCTTGAAGTAGAAGACAACCTTGAAGTATTTTTGATTAAAGGAAGTGAATGTGGCATCGAAATAGAAGCCGATGACAACTTAATAGGTTTTGTCGAGTATAAACTGACTGGTAAAAACCTTCGTATTTCGACTTCAAAAGATATCTCGAGTTATAAAAAACTAAGCGTTCGTGTTACCTATACAGACAAATTTAATTTGGTCAGCGCCAAAGACGAAACTAATGTAACTGCCCTATCCGATGTGGTTTTAGACAATATAACCTTTAAGAGTTATGACTATGCCAAATTGTTTTTGAATGCCAAAACCAAAAGCTTTACTCTGATGGCAAATGACAGATCAAAAGTTGAACTCAATTTAAAATCTGAAAAAACAGCCATTGACCTGAGTAAAAGTGCCTATGTAAAAGCGCTTATTTCATCAGGCGAAATGAAATTTGATATGTACCAAAAAGCATCAGCCGAAGTCGAAGGCGATGTATTAGATTTAAAACTGCGATTAGATAACAACACCGATTTCATAGGTAAAAAACTAACCGCAAAAAACGCTTTAGTAGAAGTTGGTGGTTATGCTAACAGTAGCATTGGCGTCAGCAATATTGCTACTATTGATGCTTCAGGAAATAGCGAAATTGCTTTGTATGGAGAACCTGTTAAAATTGAAATCAAACACTTAGTCGATAGCGCCGTGCTCCGAAAAAAGCCGACAACAAAATAAACAAAAAACCCGTCCAAAACAGACGGGTTTTTTTATGCTATACTTTAGTTTTTTTTAATCTAACGAAGCCAAATAACGTTCGGCATCTAAAGCTGCCATACAACCAGTTCCAGCAGCAGTTACCGCCTGACGATATACATGATCCGCAGCATCGCCTCCAACAAAAACACCTTTTACATTGGTTTTAGAAGTGCCCGGTTCGTTAATGATATAACCTGTTTCATCCAAATTTAAATAGTCTGCAAAAATATCTGTGTTTGGTTTGTGACCAATAGCTACAAAGAAACCTGTTGCAGGAATGTCAATAATCTCACCTGTTGTTTTATTTTTTGCTTTGACTGCAGTCACCACTTGCCCATCACCTATTACTTCAACAGTATCATGGTTCATCAATATGGTAATATTCTCGGTTTTGCGAACGCGCTCTTCCATGATTTTAGAAGCTCTGAATTTTTCACTTCTAACCAACATCGTAACTTTTTTACAAAGTTTTGATAAGTAATGTGCTTCTTCACAAGCCGAATCTCCGGCACCAACAATAACTACTTCCTGATTTCTGTAAAAGAAACCATCACAAACCGCGCACGCAGAAACGCCACCACCCATATTCAGGTAATGTTGTTCAGAAGGCAATCCTAAATATTTAGCCGAAGCACCTGTAGAAATAATCACGGTCTCAGCATGAATTTCCTTAGTATCGTTAATCCAAACTTTATGAACGCTGCCCGAAAAATCAACTTTGGTTGCCCAACCGTCACGAACATCAGTTCCAAAACGTTGCGCCTGGGCTTGCAACTGCACCATCATTTCGGGACCGGTAACACCATCTGCATAACCCGGAAAATTTTCTACTTCATTCGTCGTAGTTAATTGTCCACCAGGTTGCGTTCCTTGGTACAAAACCGGATTCATATTAGCTCTCGCGGCATAAATTGCGGCAGTATAACC is part of the Flavobacterium sangjuense genome and harbors:
- a CDS encoding head GIN domain-containing protein; its protein translation is MVKFVVFCTKVIATTIAAALFSSCHVRDIEFGSGIDGNGNVTTQKRSVEGNFTKVDVSRGLNVTLEQADTYFVEVEADDNLQEHITTKVENGTLYITSDENIDEATAKNIRVKLPSLTALETTSGSSVSTKNTFNGTDINVKTSSGSEADLSLEYDAIKCESTSGSTLDVKGKALKLTTHSSSGSEIDAKGLLVNDVVSESSSGSSTDVHPLVSLNAKASSGSSIDYDGSPKTVSKEESSGGSVSKQ
- a CDS encoding GIN domain-containing protein, with translation MKKIITLSFLFLTVLTFAQKKEKVKGSKIVKLEQKQVNDFESLEVEDNLEVFLIKGSECGIEIEADDNLIGFVEYKLTGKNLRISTSKDISSYKKLSVRVTYTDKFNLVSAKDETNVTALSDVVLDNITFKSYDYAKLFLNAKTKSFTLMANDRSKVELNLKSEKTAIDLSKSAYVKALISSGEMKFDMYQKASAEVEGDVLDLKLRLDNNTDFIGKKLTAKNALVEVGGYANSSIGVSNIATIDASGNSEIALYGEPVKIEIKHLVDSAVLRKKPTTK
- the trxB gene encoding thioredoxin-disulfide reductase — encoded protein: MSDTIEKVKCLIIGSGPAGYTAAIYAARANMNPVLYQGTQPGGQLTTTNEVENFPGYADGVTGPEMMVQLQAQAQRFGTDVRDGWATKVDFSGSVHKVWINDTKEIHAETVIISTGASAKYLGLPSEQHYLNMGGGVSACAVCDGFFYRNQEVVIVGAGDSACEEAHYLSKLCKKVTMLVRSEKFRASKIMEERVRKTENITILMNHDTVEVIGDGQVVTAVKAKNKTTGEIIDIPATGFFVAIGHKPNTDIFADYLNLDETGYIINEPGTSKTNVKGVFVGGDAADHVYRQAVTAAGTGCMAALDAERYLASLD